In one window of Pseudomonas putida DNA:
- a CDS encoding class I SAM-dependent DNA methyltransferase, translating into MSHHPSADQIISLYDRHAATWNDLRVNHFIDRKWIERFRSLLPPSATVLDLGCGSGQPVARYLIDAGASVIGVDSSEQMLALCSAQFPTQEWIHADMRTLALDRHFAAILAWNSFFHLKPDDQRKMFPVFQRHAAPGALLMFTSGPSHGEALGVFEGETLYHASLDPQEYTALLANHDFELLEHIAEDAECGGQTVWLGRRLSE; encoded by the coding sequence ATGTCTCACCATCCATCCGCAGATCAGATCATCAGTCTCTACGACCGCCACGCCGCTACGTGGAACGATCTGCGCGTCAACCATTTCATCGACCGCAAATGGATCGAACGCTTCCGTTCATTGCTACCGCCGTCTGCGACCGTTCTGGATCTGGGCTGCGGCTCCGGCCAACCCGTGGCACGTTATCTGATCGACGCCGGCGCGTCTGTCATCGGTGTAGATTCGTCTGAGCAGATGCTCGCACTGTGCAGCGCGCAATTTCCAACGCAGGAATGGATTCACGCGGACATGCGCACATTGGCGCTCGATCGCCATTTCGCGGCCATCCTGGCCTGGAACAGCTTTTTTCATCTCAAGCCCGACGATCAGCGCAAGATGTTCCCGGTATTTCAGCGTCATGCCGCACCTGGAGCGTTGCTGATGTTCACCAGTGGGCCTTCTCATGGCGAAGCCTTGGGCGTTTTCGAGGGTGAAACGCTGTACCATGCGAGCCTCGACCCTCAGGAATACACGGCACTGCTCGCCAACCACGATTTTGAGTTGCTGGAGCACATCGCAGAGGACGCGGAATGCGGTGGCCAGACGGTTTGGCTTGGGCGTCGCCTGTCTGAGTAA
- the qatD gene encoding Qat anti-phage system TatD family nuclease QatD — translation MKSQNRSTPRWVDFHCHLDLYPDHERLIVECDRAEVATLAVTTTPKAWQRNRELAASARHVRVALGLHPQLVAERESELPLLERLLEETRYVGEVGLDAGPQFYRSFEAQERVFKRVLEACSEQGGKILSVHSVRSVGKVLSYIERLLPADRGTVVLHWFTGSPSEASRAVELGCYFSINIQMLNSAKHRKLVASLPSDRLLTETDGPFVQNEGRPARPAIDIPKTVEALALLRHQSSEQTAAQIINNLRDLVRK, via the coding sequence ATGAAGTCGCAGAATAGATCAACTCCGAGGTGGGTGGACTTCCACTGCCATCTTGACCTCTATCCCGATCATGAGCGTCTCATCGTGGAATGCGATCGGGCTGAGGTGGCCACCTTGGCCGTGACCACAACACCGAAAGCATGGCAGCGCAATCGAGAGCTTGCGGCCTCGGCTCGGCATGTCCGGGTGGCCTTGGGCTTACATCCTCAACTAGTGGCAGAGCGCGAATCTGAGCTACCACTACTGGAACGCCTGCTTGAGGAAACTCGATACGTCGGAGAGGTGGGGCTTGATGCCGGACCCCAGTTCTATCGAAGCTTCGAGGCCCAGGAGAGGGTGTTTAAGAGAGTGCTCGAGGCTTGCTCGGAGCAGGGCGGGAAAATCCTCTCTGTCCACAGCGTGCGCAGCGTGGGTAAGGTGCTGTCCTATATTGAACGCTTACTTCCAGCCGACCGGGGAACAGTGGTGCTCCACTGGTTCACTGGCTCTCCGAGCGAAGCCAGCAGGGCCGTGGAGCTTGGATGCTATTTTTCGATCAACATTCAGATGTTGAACTCCGCCAAGCATCGTAAGCTTGTCGCCTCACTCCCGTCAGACCGGCTTCTCACCGAGACCGATGGCCCGTTCGTGCAAAACGAGGGACGACCAGCCAGGCCTGCTATTGATATCCCAAAAACGGTAGAGGCGCTGGCGCTGCTTCGACATCAATCTTCAGAGCAAACTGCCGCCCAAATCATCAATAATCTTCGTGATTTGGTAAGAAAGTAG
- a CDS encoding DNA-binding protein codes for MARGGINLVLVRKAREALLSRGQNPSIDAIRIELGNTGSKTTIQRFLKEIESHDPRPSASPSRLSDELTELVGKMLERLLEEGNEALAHERAAFELERKAMAAESGTLQSKLEQSQLEIAKLQSALQAQDEELKIVQSSLQTEITRNARLSQSCSDLEIRVQEKDAQIESLEEKHTHAREALEHYRVAVKEQRDQDLNRHETQIYQMQQEVTLLQQTLMVKQEEATRLIRDNERLIAENRQHAKEASQHRDAIEHLRGDLGIANAATARAEGAKELLAHQLETKSKDATDAHLAGTAAQQRAEELKALLEQSENELEALRAAIETKDRSESR; via the coding sequence CTGTCGAGAGGGCAGAACCCTAGCATCGACGCGATACGCATCGAACTTGGAAATACCGGATCAAAGACAACGATTCAGCGGTTTTTGAAGGAGATTGAATCACACGACCCTCGACCCTCGGCTTCGCCTTCGCGCCTAAGTGATGAACTTACGGAGCTGGTGGGTAAGATGCTTGAACGCCTGCTTGAGGAGGGAAACGAAGCCTTGGCGCATGAGCGGGCCGCATTTGAGCTTGAACGCAAAGCGATGGCAGCTGAGAGCGGTACACTTCAAAGCAAGCTTGAGCAATCGCAATTGGAGATCGCCAAGCTGCAGTCAGCCCTGCAGGCTCAGGACGAAGAACTCAAGATCGTTCAATCCAGCCTACAAACCGAGATCACTCGAAACGCCCGGCTCAGCCAGAGCTGCAGCGACCTTGAGATTCGCGTGCAAGAGAAGGACGCCCAGATCGAATCTCTGGAGGAGAAGCATACGCATGCCAGAGAAGCACTCGAGCACTACCGAGTAGCGGTAAAGGAGCAGCGCGACCAGGATCTAAACCGTCACGAAACTCAGATCTACCAGATGCAGCAAGAGGTGACACTCCTCCAGCAGACGCTCATGGTTAAGCAGGAAGAAGCCACTCGACTGATTCGCGATAACGAGCGATTGATAGCCGAAAACCGTCAGCACGCCAAGGAGGCCAGCCAGCATCGTGACGCTATCGAGCATCTGAGAGGCGACCTGGGCATCGCCAATGCTGCAACTGCTCGCGCGGAAGGGGCCAAAGAGCTACTGGCTCACCAGCTCGAAACCAAGAGTAAAGATGCTACCGATGCCCATCTGGCTGGAACAGCAGCGCAGCAAAGGGCAGAAGAGTTGAAGGCACTACTCGAGCAGTCTGAAAACGAGCTAGAAGCACTTCGCGCTGCGATTGAAACCAAGGATCGGTCTGAAAGTCGGTAA
- the qatC gene encoding Qat anti-phage system QueC-like protein QatC, with amino-acid sequence MRHHSIICRLGQTDDQELELLAPGSVITNIQFLDGIGRLQFGIGQAVEQLAGLGLSPGETAVDLALLAATLTAADTRISRDTESENAWTREIDLYIPVADPVLWAATSDLLASTLKFLTGDRWRLAFRERPTDIEELSPIPDSLRTDESDSVCLFSGGMDSFIGAINLLSNGGKPLLVSHYWDTNSTSTYQNDCRAVLQERFSETAINHVQARVGFPHDLVEGGGSEDTLRARSFLFFALAAMAAEAIGDSITIHVPENGLISLNVPLDPRRLGACSTRTTHPYYMARVNELFGRLGLSTRLFNMFSYLTKGQMAEQCTDPAFLADHVHLTMSCSSPGKARYHPDPANRSPKHCGFCVPCIIRRAAIHRGCGPDQTRYVIPDLHAQSLDTNKSDGEHVRSFQLAIARLKRAPQRAKFAIHEPGPLIDHPDSLDNFEQVYREGLLEVDDYLEGVTAVPL; translated from the coding sequence ATGAGGCACCACAGCATTATTTGCCGGCTTGGCCAAACTGACGACCAAGAGCTGGAGTTGCTGGCGCCAGGCAGTGTCATCACCAATATTCAGTTCTTGGATGGAATTGGGAGACTGCAGTTTGGAATCGGGCAAGCCGTTGAGCAGTTGGCTGGTCTTGGTCTAAGCCCAGGAGAAACTGCCGTCGATCTTGCACTCCTGGCAGCGACCCTCACCGCAGCAGATACGAGGATCTCACGGGACACCGAATCGGAGAATGCCTGGACGAGAGAGATTGATCTCTACATCCCCGTCGCGGATCCCGTTCTTTGGGCAGCAACGTCCGACTTGCTGGCCTCGACATTGAAATTCCTCACTGGTGATCGTTGGCGCTTGGCCTTCCGCGAGCGTCCCACAGATATCGAGGAGCTTTCCCCCATCCCTGATAGCTTGAGAACAGATGAGTCTGACAGCGTATGCCTGTTCTCCGGGGGGATGGACAGCTTTATCGGCGCGATCAACCTGCTAAGTAATGGCGGCAAGCCGTTACTTGTTAGTCATTACTGGGACACTAACAGCACCAGCACCTATCAAAACGACTGTCGGGCAGTGCTGCAGGAGAGGTTTTCCGAGACCGCGATTAATCACGTACAGGCCCGTGTAGGCTTCCCGCATGACCTCGTGGAAGGTGGTGGTAGCGAGGACACGCTGCGAGCGCGCTCATTCCTGTTTTTCGCTCTGGCGGCCATGGCCGCGGAAGCGATCGGCGACTCGATCACCATCCATGTTCCTGAAAATGGCTTGATCTCTCTGAACGTCCCGCTGGATCCGCGGCGCCTAGGTGCATGTAGCACTCGTACGACCCACCCATACTACATGGCGCGGGTAAATGAGCTGTTTGGGCGCCTGGGGCTGAGCACAAGGTTGTTTAACATGTTCAGCTATCTTACCAAGGGGCAAATGGCAGAACAGTGCACAGACCCTGCATTCCTGGCGGATCATGTGCATCTCACAATGTCGTGCTCATCACCCGGAAAGGCGAGGTACCATCCCGACCCCGCGAATCGATCACCCAAGCATTGTGGGTTCTGCGTCCCCTGCATCATCCGGCGGGCTGCAATTCACCGCGGTTGTGGGCCGGATCAGACGCGGTATGTCATTCCGGATCTGCATGCTCAATCTCTGGACACGAACAAGTCTGATGGCGAACATGTGCGATCTTTCCAGTTGGCCATAGCGCGCCTCAAACGTGCGCCCCAGCGCGCAAAGTTCGCCATTCACGAGCCCGGGCCGTTGATCGACCACCCTGATAGCCTGGATAACTTTGAACAGGTCTATCGAGAGGGCTTGCTAGAAGTGGACGATTACCTTGAGGGTGTGACCGCCGTACCACTATGA
- a CDS encoding DUF2513 domain-containing protein, which produces MRLDKELIRQILLAVEESDQTPDSWIDLEFDDQTHSVVSYHVMLLHEAGLLAAKDLSAMDDFDWRPQRLTIRGHEYLDTIRDTEVWRLTKAGAEKAGGVSLAVMLEIGKAYGKQVLRERLGLDIA; this is translated from the coding sequence TTGAGATTAGATAAAGAATTGATTCGTCAGATTCTGCTTGCAGTGGAAGAGAGCGACCAGACACCTGATTCGTGGATTGATCTTGAGTTCGATGATCAGACCCATAGCGTAGTTTCCTATCACGTCATGTTACTGCATGAGGCTGGCTTATTGGCTGCAAAGGATCTGTCCGCGATGGATGACTTCGACTGGCGCCCCCAGCGCCTGACCATCAGAGGGCACGAATACTTAGACACGATTCGGGACACCGAGGTGTGGCGCCTCACCAAAGCTGGCGCTGAGAAAGCCGGAGGGGTGAGTTTGGCAGTGATGCTGGAAATCGGAAAAGCGTACGGGAAGCAAGTGCTGAGGGAGCGGCTTGGCCTGGACATCGCATGA
- a CDS encoding UvrD-helicase domain-containing protein, translated as MANHLTLAVAGSRKTQGLVEHCAALAPTRRVLVVTYTQRNQHELSERLAKAIGLQTNVEVMGWFTLLIRHFARPFLPFVFPGRRVQGFDYEGLPNRFATGEERFFNPSGALYAAELGKLANLLVEQSNGALFYRLESLYDEILVDEVQDLSGWDWELLEKLFTSRIDIRMVGDIRQSVLSTSPRSRKNKQYAYAKALAWFLSKQRRGELEIQFRNTTWRCTPGIASFSDTIFNPVWGFPRTESLNEVTTDHDGVFLLAKRNVHAYVERFNPQCLRVNVRSGTAFDLNYINFKVAKGATYERVLIIATGPIATFLQRGKSLDPGPAATFYVAVTRAQQSVAIVLDKPGQSIIPYWEP; from the coding sequence ATGGCTAACCATCTAACCCTCGCCGTTGCGGGATCTCGCAAAACTCAGGGCCTGGTTGAGCATTGCGCCGCATTGGCGCCTACTCGTCGAGTATTGGTTGTGACGTACACCCAGCGAAATCAACACGAGCTTTCAGAACGCCTGGCGAAAGCAATTGGTCTACAGACCAATGTGGAAGTGATGGGGTGGTTCACACTACTCATTCGGCATTTTGCTCGGCCTTTCCTGCCCTTTGTCTTCCCAGGTCGACGCGTACAAGGCTTCGACTATGAAGGGCTCCCCAACCGCTTCGCAACGGGCGAAGAACGTTTTTTTAACCCCTCTGGTGCGTTGTATGCGGCTGAGCTCGGCAAACTAGCCAACCTTCTTGTGGAGCAAAGCAACGGTGCTCTGTTCTACAGATTGGAGAGCCTATACGACGAAATCCTAGTGGATGAGGTTCAAGATCTCAGCGGCTGGGACTGGGAGCTTTTAGAGAAACTGTTCACGTCCCGTATCGACATCCGGATGGTTGGCGATATTCGGCAATCAGTGCTATCGACAAGCCCTCGAAGCCGGAAGAACAAGCAATATGCCTACGCCAAGGCCCTAGCGTGGTTCCTCAGCAAGCAGAGACGAGGAGAGCTCGAGATTCAATTTCGAAACACGACGTGGCGCTGTACACCTGGTATTGCGAGCTTCTCAGACACCATCTTCAATCCCGTGTGGGGCTTCCCTAGAACGGAGTCACTCAACGAGGTTACGACTGATCATGACGGTGTATTTCTGCTCGCCAAGCGTAACGTTCATGCATATGTGGAGAGATTTAACCCTCAGTGTCTACGCGTGAACGTAAGGTCGGGCACTGCGTTCGACCTGAATTACATCAACTTCAAGGTCGCCAAGGGTGCAACCTACGAGCGCGTGCTGATCATCGCAACAGGCCCAATCGCAACTTTTCTGCAGCGAGGTAAGTCGCTTGACCCTGGCCCAGCGGCGACGTTTTACGTGGCGGTAACCCGGGCACAGCAGAGCGTCGCTATTGTGCTTGATAAGCCAGGACAATCCATTATTCCTTACTGGGAACCGTGA
- a CDS encoding LysR family transcriptional regulator, with translation MSFDERSLSGMSVFVAIVDSGSFAAAGEVMDMSQPGVSRALARLEKRLGIRLFDRTTRSVTLTDEGRRLYEQVVPLLAALDEAASSVTEGAAVVRGRLRVNVDPFFARLILGPRLGGFLEAHPQLNLELITRDRLGDMVAEGFDLAVRFGEPRTSSLVARKLLDTRILTAAAPAYLKRFGRPAQPQALSEHRCIQFRDPQSGQPFAWEFHRGAERLTVDTRGQLLVNDVGSLHSTCLAGYGVAQVMALGSELLLAEGRLVELFDDWPDERFPLYALYPSRHHPPAKVRAFLDFVLELLNAPQG, from the coding sequence ATGAGTTTTGATGAGCGCAGCCTCAGCGGCATGAGTGTGTTCGTCGCCATCGTCGACAGTGGCAGCTTTGCCGCCGCTGGCGAGGTGATGGACATGTCCCAGCCGGGTGTCAGCCGGGCGTTGGCGCGCCTGGAGAAACGCCTGGGGATTCGCCTGTTTGACCGCACCACACGCTCGGTCACCCTGACCGACGAGGGGCGCCGCCTGTACGAACAGGTGGTGCCGTTGCTGGCAGCGCTGGACGAGGCGGCCAGCTCGGTGACCGAGGGGGCAGCGGTGGTCAGGGGGCGGCTGCGGGTCAATGTCGATCCGTTTTTCGCTCGCCTGATACTTGGGCCGCGCCTGGGCGGGTTTCTCGAGGCGCACCCACAACTGAACCTGGAACTGATCACTCGCGATCGCCTGGGCGACATGGTCGCCGAAGGTTTCGACTTGGCCGTGCGTTTCGGCGAGCCCCGCACGTCAAGCCTGGTGGCGCGCAAGCTGCTGGACACTCGTATCCTGACCGCGGCGGCACCGGCCTACCTCAAGCGTTTTGGCCGCCCGGCACAGCCGCAGGCCCTCAGCGAACATCGCTGCATCCAGTTCCGCGATCCGCAGAGTGGTCAGCCTTTTGCCTGGGAGTTTCACCGAGGTGCCGAGCGCCTGACCGTGGACACGCGCGGGCAATTGCTGGTCAACGATGTGGGCAGTCTGCACAGCACCTGCCTTGCCGGCTACGGAGTTGCGCAGGTGATGGCTTTGGGTAGCGAGCTGCTACTGGCCGAGGGCCGCCTGGTCGAGCTGTTCGACGACTGGCCGGACGAGCGTTTTCCGCTGTATGCACTGTACCCTTCGCGGCATCACCCGCCGGCCAAGGTTCGCGCATTTCTCGACTTCGTCCTGGAGTTGCTCAATGCACCTCAAGGGTGA
- a CDS encoding helix-turn-helix domain-containing protein, protein MELKTALAQALRKTRTSRGLTQEDFGDVSSRTYVSSLERGLKSPTLDKLVELATRMDVHPLSLLAEAFLLIDNEPDIEMLFSRIRQDLHRQ, encoded by the coding sequence ATGGAGCTCAAAACAGCCCTCGCTCAAGCGCTACGCAAAACTAGGACTAGCCGAGGCCTGACCCAGGAGGATTTTGGCGATGTCAGCAGCCGTACCTATGTAAGCTCTCTTGAGCGCGGCCTCAAGAGCCCCACCCTCGATAAGCTGGTCGAGCTGGCGACACGTATGGACGTGCACCCGCTATCCCTACTTGCAGAGGCCTTTTTGCTGATCGATAATGAGCCCGACATCGAAATGCTGTTCTCCCGAATCCGTCAAGACCTACATCGGCAGTGA
- the qatA gene encoding Qat anti-phage system ATPase QatA, with protein MFLNDQETATDLLYYAPIAKTVQRLLHESRGTPVTIGVHGDWGAGKSSVLKMTQQLLNADKRVCCIWFNGWTFEGFEDAKTVVIQTIVDELRRARPGSTKVAEAAKKVLRRVDWFKLAKHAGGLGFTALTGIPSIDQLKGAVESISSFVQNPGDHLSVESLTGLAEKAGGFIKDAETESEQLPEHMHQFRVEFEELLTAADIDQLVVIVDDLDRCLPKTAIATLEAIRLFLFVNRTAFVVGADEAMIEYAVREHFPDLPQGAGPVTYARNYLEKLIQVPFRIPALGLAETRSYITLLQLESCVKTDDKQFKSLLETAQQDMLRPWKSTGLDRKAVAGAFGNPLPEFAQEALDTSALLARILSEGTRGNPRQIKRFLNSMMLRYAIADARGFAEDIRRPILAKIMLAERFHPDFYEQLARIASLDANGVVPAIAELEKRARKSKERISEPEEGKSSGKLKAVATSGEVNDWEKSDWISNWAAIDPALSGIDLRPYIFVTRDKRSSLMGQVAVSHLEALVDKLMGPPLQFRQGATKKEILGLAEVDAENVFDALRDQIIQADDFLDQPKGVAGLIELVKQRPALQKRLVEFVRSLPTPKLGMWAPAPWHECLKDTNAIQALEGILRGWSQQVENENLQKAANRVLAFSGKS; from the coding sequence ATGTTCCTGAACGACCAGGAAACGGCTACTGACCTGCTGTATTACGCCCCCATTGCCAAAACGGTACAGCGCCTGCTTCACGAATCGCGGGGCACCCCGGTCACTATTGGCGTTCATGGTGATTGGGGAGCAGGTAAATCCAGTGTCCTGAAGATGACTCAGCAACTGCTCAACGCGGATAAGCGCGTCTGCTGCATATGGTTTAACGGGTGGACATTCGAAGGTTTCGAGGATGCGAAAACTGTCGTTATCCAGACCATTGTTGATGAGCTGAGACGTGCTCGCCCAGGCTCCACGAAAGTTGCCGAGGCCGCAAAGAAAGTCTTGCGGCGTGTGGATTGGTTCAAGCTGGCCAAGCATGCCGGAGGGCTAGGCTTCACCGCGCTAACCGGCATCCCTAGCATTGACCAGCTCAAAGGGGCGGTGGAATCGATTTCCTCCTTCGTGCAGAACCCAGGTGACCATCTAAGCGTTGAGAGTCTAACCGGCCTTGCAGAGAAGGCCGGGGGCTTCATCAAGGATGCCGAAACAGAGTCTGAGCAGCTTCCCGAGCACATGCATCAGTTCCGAGTCGAGTTCGAAGAGCTTCTGACCGCCGCCGACATTGACCAATTGGTGGTCATCGTTGATGACCTGGATCGATGCCTACCCAAAACAGCCATCGCCACGCTCGAAGCCATCCGACTCTTCCTCTTCGTAAATCGAACTGCCTTCGTGGTCGGTGCCGATGAGGCAATGATTGAGTACGCGGTACGCGAGCACTTCCCAGACCTGCCGCAAGGTGCGGGGCCCGTGACCTACGCACGTAACTACCTGGAGAAACTCATCCAGGTACCGTTCCGCATCCCGGCCCTCGGATTGGCGGAGACTCGTAGTTACATCACGCTGCTGCAGCTCGAGAGCTGTGTGAAAACGGACGACAAACAATTCAAAAGCCTTTTGGAAACCGCCCAGCAGGACATGCTCCGCCCCTGGAAGAGCACAGGCCTCGACCGCAAGGCTGTAGCTGGCGCCTTCGGCAACCCGCTTCCGGAGTTTGCCCAAGAAGCACTGGACACTAGTGCCTTGTTAGCCCGGATCTTGAGTGAGGGTACCCGCGGTAACCCACGGCAGATCAAACGCTTCTTGAACTCCATGATGCTTCGCTACGCCATCGCCGATGCTCGAGGGTTTGCTGAGGACATCCGGCGCCCAATACTTGCAAAAATCATGTTGGCTGAGCGCTTCCACCCCGATTTTTACGAGCAACTGGCACGGATCGCGAGTCTGGATGCGAATGGCGTGGTACCTGCCATCGCCGAGTTGGAGAAGCGGGCTAGGAAATCCAAGGAGAGGATTTCAGAGCCAGAGGAGGGGAAAAGCTCCGGGAAGCTCAAGGCGGTGGCCACCTCTGGAGAGGTGAACGACTGGGAGAAGAGTGATTGGATTAGCAATTGGGCGGCGATTGACCCCGCGCTATCGGGCATTGATTTGCGGCCGTACATCTTCGTGACTCGCGACAAGCGCAGCTCGTTGATGGGGCAGGTCGCAGTGAGTCATCTCGAGGCGCTCGTCGACAAGCTGATGGGCCCACCATTGCAGTTCAGACAAGGGGCCACGAAGAAAGAAATTTTGGGATTGGCTGAGGTTGATGCCGAGAATGTTTTTGATGCTCTCCGCGATCAGATAATCCAGGCGGACGATTTTTTGGATCAACCTAAAGGAGTTGCGGGGTTGATCGAGCTTGTCAAACAACGCCCCGCACTACAGAAACGCTTGGTCGAATTTGTCCGATCATTGCCCACACCAAAACTCGGCATGTGGGCTCCAGCCCCATGGCATGAGTGCCTGAAGGATACGAACGCTATCCAAGCGCTTGAGGGAATTCTCAGGGGCTGGAGCCAGCAGGTCGAAAACGAGAATCTCCAGAAGGCGGCCAATCGCGTACTGGCCTTCAGCGGCAAATCATAA
- the qatB gene encoding Qat anti-phage system associated protein QatB has translation MGTSRATAAKLLSIFGDVQRNGAAETLRRLQLTVAPGQPASQVLLTLLEFICPPGGAIDEGVARQAALKTIAELDEASNGSFDDMTQADRQNFFLDFVANSIESMIMADLGGRGITMPDDVDAVERIQSQLSSFIMGCTRGQLANRLEQWPAPTDQEVNQVTSAIYEAAFDLIATAAEGLE, from the coding sequence ATGGGAACGTCCCGTGCTACTGCCGCCAAGCTGCTCAGCATCTTCGGAGATGTTCAGCGGAACGGGGCAGCTGAAACGCTGCGACGCTTGCAGCTCACCGTTGCCCCAGGGCAACCGGCCTCCCAGGTGCTGCTCACGCTACTTGAGTTCATTTGCCCGCCTGGAGGGGCGATCGACGAAGGTGTTGCGCGCCAGGCAGCGCTAAAGACAATCGCCGAACTGGACGAGGCAAGCAACGGTAGCTTCGATGACATGACCCAAGCTGATCGACAGAATTTCTTCCTCGACTTCGTAGCGAATTCGATTGAGAGCATGATCATGGCGGATTTGGGCGGCAGGGGGATCACCATGCCAGATGATGTGGACGCAGTTGAGCGCATTCAATCTCAACTGAGCTCCTTTATCATGGGTTGTACACGAGGCCAGCTCGCTAACCGACTGGAGCAATGGCCGGCCCCCACAGACCAAGAGGTCAATCAGGTGACCAGTGCGATCTATGAGGCGGCATTCGATCTGATCGCCACTGCAGCGGAGGGATTAGAATGA
- a CDS encoding ATP-dependent nuclease, with translation MITKIKVKGYRIHRDFELEPNRRINLLVGGNEAGKSSLMEAIALAMTGRMGGRPAAEELNPYWFNTAIVSEFLDNLLIGDAAWPTIEIELFLENRPDLQALCGVHNSAIPAQACPGVVFRVAPNPEYDAELQAWTENPSMLLPVEYYKIEWRHFGDSELTRRPRDLSIAIIDSRTIRTFGGVDYHLRQILNDHLEPSEKALISLDYRRAKAAMSDGALAALNQRLGQLEASLDQQPLKVAMDQTTRTSWESAVAPHIDNVPFSMAGQGQQATIKISLAMGRHADRTRVVMIEEPENHLSHTSMVKLLNRIERLAGEEQQLFISTHSTYVLNRLGLDSLMLINRDAVTTITGLTPETVGYYKKLPGYDTLRMALADKLVLVEGPSDEIIFERIFHDRYQMTPMACGIDVLSMRSLSLARCLELCSRLGKRVAVLRDNDGQDPAALREDVEEWLDGEHRELFIGDVDHGYTLEPQLIHHNGEAALRDILGIRTDARVEVWMTREKTEAAIRIAESRQRIVAPTYMAAAAAFIHG, from the coding sequence ATGATCACGAAGATCAAGGTGAAAGGGTACAGAATCCATCGGGACTTTGAGCTGGAGCCTAACAGAAGGATCAACCTGCTTGTTGGTGGAAACGAGGCGGGTAAATCCTCGTTGATGGAGGCTATCGCCTTGGCGATGACGGGGCGTATGGGGGGAAGACCTGCAGCAGAAGAGCTCAATCCCTACTGGTTCAACACAGCGATAGTCTCGGAGTTTTTGGACAATCTACTTATTGGAGATGCGGCTTGGCCCACAATCGAAATTGAGCTGTTCTTGGAAAACCGACCTGACCTCCAAGCGTTGTGTGGAGTGCATAACAGCGCAATTCCTGCACAGGCTTGCCCTGGCGTGGTGTTCCGGGTCGCACCCAATCCTGAGTACGATGCAGAACTTCAAGCGTGGACGGAAAATCCGTCCATGCTGCTCCCTGTGGAGTATTACAAGATCGAGTGGCGCCATTTCGGCGATTCGGAGCTCACCCGGCGCCCTAGAGATCTCTCCATTGCGATCATCGACTCGCGTACGATCAGGACGTTTGGTGGCGTCGACTACCACCTTCGACAGATATTGAATGACCACTTGGAACCCTCTGAAAAGGCCTTGATCTCCCTGGATTACAGGCGGGCCAAAGCAGCTATGTCAGATGGGGCCTTAGCGGCGCTTAATCAGCGACTGGGGCAATTGGAGGCGTCGCTCGACCAACAACCCCTCAAGGTGGCCATGGATCAGACAACCAGGACATCGTGGGAGTCGGCTGTCGCACCGCACATAGACAATGTGCCGTTCTCGATGGCTGGGCAAGGCCAGCAGGCCACCATCAAAATCTCTCTGGCAATGGGCCGACATGCCGATCGCACCAGGGTGGTGATGATCGAGGAGCCGGAAAACCACCTTTCCCACACCAGCATGGTCAAGCTTTTGAACCGCATTGAGCGGCTCGCAGGGGAAGAACAGCAGTTGTTCATCAGCACTCACAGCACCTACGTGCTCAATAGGCTGGGGCTAGATTCTCTGATGCTGATCAATCGGGATGCAGTCACAACGATCACGGGGCTAACTCCGGAAACCGTGGGGTATTACAAGAAGCTTCCGGGCTACGATACGCTTCGGATGGCGCTCGCGGACAAACTGGTTCTCGTCGAGGGGCCGTCCGACGAGATCATTTTTGAGCGGATCTTCCATGATCGCTATCAGATGACACCGATGGCATGTGGCATTGATGTCCTCAGCATGCGCAGCCTCTCACTGGCCCGATGCCTCGAGCTCTGCTCCCGACTCGGCAAGAGGGTTGCAGTTTTGAGGGACAACGACGGCCAGGATCCCGCAGCACTTCGAGAAGACGTTGAGGAGTGGCTTGATGGAGAGCACAGAGAGCTCTTCATCGGCGATGTGGATCACGGGTACACACTGGAACCTCAACTTATTCATCACAATGGAGAGGCTGCACTCCGGGATATTCTGGGTATTCGGACTGACGCTCGCGTCGAAGTGTGGATGACCAGAGAGAAAACAGAGGCCGCCATTCGAATCGCTGAAAGTAGGCAGCGTATTGTCGCACCGACGTACATGGCAGCAGCGGCAGCCTTTATCCATGGCTAA